The window TCAAAAAAGATAAGGCCCACGTGGGATGTGGTCTGAGGAGCACGAGAAGGTGTAGAAACACAGCCCAAGATGAAACACTGAAGTAAGTGGCATTGTTCGGAGAAAACTGAATAGAGGCAGAACTGTCTTCACTTAGCTCAAGGGCAATGAGGAAAGGGATTAACCATTTTTGATGTTCCTTCAGAACAGGAGAAAGTGGAAAAGGTCAGAGTTGCAGCAATGAGGATTTATGCTGAACATCGGAACCACAGGCTTGCTCaggctggaagagacctcaggaggtctgcagtacagcctcctgctcaaagcagggtccACCCTGGTTGCTCAGGCCTTGTCCAGCCAGGTCTTGAAAGCCTCCCATGACAGAGGCTGCACAGCCAGTCCAGTGCCTGGCTATCCTCATagggaaaatgttttccctaCACCCAGCTGGAACCTTCTCTCTTTCAACTGCAGTAAACATCCTGACTTTTCCTCTTGCTGACCTCCCTGGAGGCATAAGGAGGTGGCTGTCAGgttcccccccccggccctgcagtCATCCCTTCCCTGGGCTAAGCAAGCCTTGCTcccccggcctctcctcacagggctGGCCACCACTCTAGCCACTGACTGTCTTGGAGGCCCACCTCCCACCAACTCACTTCAACTTACTCATGTCTTTCCCCTGCTGGGGCCCAAAACAGCAGACAGTGCCTAGGTATGGTCTCACGGGTACCGAGCAGAGGGGGATAATCACTGCCCTCGGTCTGTTGGCTGTCCCTGTTCATACCACCAAGTATGCAGTTGCCCCCCTGCTTTGCTCTCAGGACACGCTGTGGTCTCCTGTCCGGCTTGCAGCCCACTGTGACACCCCGGACCTTACCTGCAGAGcagtccccagcctgtgccTTCCCCGGGGCTGGTCCATCCAAGGGGTAGAACTTTGTACTTGTTCTTGCGgaatttcatgaggttcctgctGGCCCATCCCTCtggcctgtccaggtccctgtGGGTGACTGCCTTGCCCACTAGTGTCAGGTGTACCCACCCCAGTTCAGTGTCATCCACAAGCACAATGAGGACGCACTCATTTTCTCCTGTAAGtcactgataaaaaaaatattaaactagGACGGATACCAGCACAGACCCGTATGGTACTCATAACTAGTCTCCAGGGAGGGTATGAACCATTAATCACTGTCCTCTAAGCCCAAGGACCCAGCCAGTTTTTTCCCTCACTTGGCAAGCCACCCATGCAGACTGCAATAACCCAGCCTGGATACCAGGGTGGAGTGAGAGACTGTCAAGAGACCTCACTCAAGTTGTCTACTAGTATTGCAAGGAGGACATAATCCACTACTCTCACTTCACTACTTCACTATTCCCTTTGCATAAAGATGATTCTTCTGGAAGGTGTTACAGCTGCCACcacatgtgtgtgtgagaaTCAGAGAGTTGTCCAAAAGACCAAAGGCTTGGCTCCTGGGAGACTGAGCCAGAAAGGCAATTAAATGTCTCTTTGTTGTGGTCAATGCAGTCACATGAAAGGGTCAAAAATCATGAGTCAAACCCCTCCGGAATGAAAAGACTGGCCCAGACATTAATGAGACTATTACTCGGTCAGCTTTTAGCTTGTCCTGGACTTTGGAATTTCCCTtgcccatccccagcccagcacagcaACAATTAATATTGTGCGCAATCCCAAAGTCAGTAATGCAGTCTGCTCACTTTCCACTCATGCTTTGTCCAGAAATCAGTTCTTCGCATCCTGTCTTAGAGTCCCTTTATCAAGTCTCTTCTTCCCGCAGCTCCAGGACTTTTTTTCTCCACCGACACAAGAGGAAGCATCCTTCGTGTTCActagagagaaaggaggaaggaagaggaaatgatGGAAGATGCAGGACTGTTTTGGTCCATGAAAGCTCTCTCTCATCTTTCTCATACACATGAGCAGTATTAGCTCTCAAGGGAAACAAGGGTGGGTAGAAAAGGGAGGAGTGGTCGCTCCCCCAGCTCTTCCCACAGGTCTCAGGTGCAGGAGGCAGGCTGGCGCACAGGttgcagctccctcctgccgcCTGGCTGGAATCCCAGACAGCTCCAGGATGAAAGTGAGAACAGTCTGAAACACTGCCAATATTCAGTTGCATAGGTAGGAAGACTTGAAATCAAGCCAGGTGCTGGCAAAAGCACAGCAGGCCTCAGCCTGGTAGACTAAAggcttttctgtgaaaaacaaagaggCAGGGAGACCGGCTTGATTGCTATCTACCTTTCTCCCCACTTTGTCTTGCAGCTCACTGAAACCAGAGcagaaacaatttatttaaactatttatgttttttcttccaaacctAACTAAAAGAGCAGCTTTGGAAACTGAGAGCTGGAGGTGGTCTACAGCACGCTGATCTCACAGTGCTCGGGAAAAGAGTGCTCAGCAAACCTTTGTCAAAAATGCATGACTTTGTCCCaaaggaatcacagaatggtttgggttggaagggacctcaaagatcatctagttccaagccccctgccataggcagggacaccctccactagaccaggttgcccaaagccccatccagcatggccttcaacacttccagggatggggcatccacagcttctctgggcaacctgttccactgcctcaccaccctcacagtgaagaagttcttccaaatatctaatctaaacctaccctccttcagcttaaggccattaccccttgtcctatcactccatgcccttgtaaacagtccctctccagctttcttgtaggccccttcaggtactggaaggctgctacaaggtctccccagagccttctcttcttcaggctgaacaaccccaactctctcagcctgtcgtcataggagaggtgctccagccctctggtcatcttcatggccctcctctggacttgctccaacagttccatgtctctcctgtactggggcccccagagctggatgcagtacagcggagtagaggggcagagtcacctctcttgacctgctggtcacgcttcttttgatgcagcccaggatatggctggctttctgggctgcaagcgcacattgttGGGTCACGTTGAGCTTTCAGGAATACCTGAATCATATTCAATTTCTCTTCCTAGTGGGAATAGCTTGCAAagctctgaatatttttaaggtAGTTGGATCAAAGAGGCAACCATACTCACACAAGCTGCTACAGGGCTCCAGCTCACCTGAGAAGTGGCTGCTGCCCCCAGCCTCACTTGCATCTCACCACTTCATCAGAAGTTACCACCTTTTTGCTCTGCTGATCTACCAATACACATAACTTGCCTTTGGTCCTGTCAAAACAACCTACTTAGAAAgcaaattatgaaaaattatgaaattatgaaaaagtACCAAACCTGATGATTAGCGGAGCACTACTAAGAAGTAAGGCATTTGTGTCTTAACAGCTAGAGATGAGCTAAGCACACCCTTCCCCCTCACACTTTGCATATGTCAAAATGAAGCCACCGGCTACCAGAGCTACTGTTGGCAGCAGATCTGGTTTGTTACCTTCCATCGTTCAAACCGGATTCCATAAATCCAATTTACAGTTGAAACTTTAGATCAATTGAATTAACACCTTTTTTGGCAGTAACCTCCAGCAGGAAAACAGGACCTTCTGAAgtggttctgctgctgctgctgaagactGCGGGACCGCGGTATAGGATAGCAGTGTCCTTTCACTAGTGGCTCTTCTTGCTGGAGGTTACAattctgtaagaaataaaacatgacaTGCCTTAACAGAGGATTAGATGTCTATGACCGATGAGCACCTTGCTGACAAGGAAGGATTGTCCACGTAGTTCAGGAGAATTGCCCCATTTTCCATAAGTGTGGATTTAACAAACTGAATATTGCAAAAAGAATTTGGAGATGTTTGTAAATAACATAACATTAGCTAAGTGGATGAATTCAGAAATACTTGTGCACAGTTTGAATGCATCACGTATCAATTCAACATGAAGGTGTATTGATTTATTCTAcagattgcattttttttttttttttcaaaatacactcCAAGGTAAAATTGTGCTCTACAGTAATCTAGCTCATCTTCATCCTTGAAAAACTGGCAAATACAGCTACAAACACTCTGTTCTACAACAGCCTTACCTATCAGAGATTACTTCCTTACCAGCTGAAGTGAGTGCACACCAACTTGGTTCCGTTTCTCAGCTCTGACTTCTCTTGAACAGGACAGGTTTTTTGGGGCAGTCAGCAGTGCAGCAACAGCGGTGGTTACAAGAGTCTGGAGAAGGGAGTGACTAACGTCCCCCCTCCTCAACTGCTGTAAAAGTAGTTTCATTTCTAATGTATTAAAGACAGTATGTTAAGTTTAAGGTGCTGATGTAAAATATCATCAGTGGACACAGTTGTTAACACCCAAAGTTCTGCAGCTTAAGCAACACCACGAAGAATCATCTTCAAAAAGCCACAACCCCTCTGTTACTcatttcttcagtgaaacacGCTCTGTTAAAAATGAGCCTTCTTGTTCTCTACAGATCACCGCAACAGAAACTTGCAGGATCTCTCAACCAGAACCCttaccaattaaaaaaaacaaaccaccccaaacaaaaccccaactcCTAACCCCAAGTTGCACTCTTTTGACACTTCAACTTTGTCAAGTAAATATGAaaaggctgggttttggggtttttttggttgggtttggtttttttgttcatttggggtttgtgtgggggtttttttgagttgaAGACATGCTCCACTAGCTCTCaaaaacagaaggcaaagaatCATTCAAAAAATAGCTCAAGAGCTAAAAATTTGAAACTTGTAGTCTATGTCCTCGTTAGTCATTTAAAGAGCAGCATCCCATCTAAAGGAAAGGGATAATTTTTGTCAGATTCTTataaaaaaaaggctttattttgaACAAGTTTTCTCCATTTGGTTTTACAGTCTCAGCATACATCATATTCATGGACAAGCAGCATTTTCACAGAATAAGAGCCAAATACAAAGCAGAGGAAGCCACTTGGGATTAACAGTTTCAACCTAATTGACTCAGacttcagaaaatactgtatGCTGTCACTTATTTGAGGTAAAGGAATTCCATAAACTAAGATCCACTTTTTAACAGAAGAGTCAACAACTAAGTATTTGTGAGAAGTAGGTACctttgggaaggaggggggaaaaacaaaaataattaagacaTTGTGAGCAACAATAGCAGGTAGGATTTCCACTTGGTTCATACTGGTAAACCAATACAGTTTGGACTACCATGTGTCCATGTGTGTTTAATCAAATTTGTGCAGTTTAAATTTCAAGTTTGATGAATTTTACTGATAGAATAGTCTTAAAAGGTGAACCTAACTGAAGATATGTCATGAGCTTAGTTTATATACTGAATGCTGTCACTAGGTAATCATTACACGATCAGGTATGATCAGTGCAcgcattttttcctttgagtatCCAGTAAAATCCATTGCTTTCAGTGCCCGTTATGACATATTCCAGTTACATGGTTAATTTTTGGGTAGCTGTGCAATCAGACCATAAAATTATGCACTTGGTGGAATTCAAGAATGCTTTCTCAAGAAAAGTTGTAttaggggagagggagaaatcAACCTACTGCTATCTGATCACACAAATATACACCAGCAGTATAATAGGGTTTAGATAAACAGATGAAAGTTGTTAAAGGGTCACATTTGTGCAAGTTTAAAGTTAACTTGTTCAGAGAGCAAATCAGCTTGTGTCATTAATTTGCGTAAAAAAGACCTTAAACCTTTTTAAATAGTATCCACATTATACTagatactgttttaaaaaacagaaagactATCCTCACCTTTTTGAGCTTGAGATTTAAATTAGCTGACTAATAATCCTAAGTCTCACTGAAGAGGAAACAGAATTGGATTAACATCCTGCAAACTGCAAGAACCAAATTATCAAGGTTAAATTCCTAATGCCAGCAGAAATACCACAGCTCTCAGTTCAGCCATTTGTTGCCAGGCACTGCTCAATTTCTTCCAGTGAAAAGAAAGCATAATTTATGTACTTTGCAATGAAACATTAAGCAGTGAAGCCATCGTCACATAGACagatacatttctttaaaaatgttactggTAAAAAAAGTTTCACAATCTGGTTGGCCAAACCATCCAGTGAgcacaaaataaattcaaactGAATTGGCGCAAGAATTTAGTTGTAAGAGGTAAAGCAGATTCATTTACATGAGCTCATTTTTCAATAATCTTTTGTTTGCTAACTCTAAGCTCCAGTGAACAAAAtggttttatattaattttggaGGCAGAGAGAAGCTGGTTTGTTGATCTGGCTATGTAATGCTTCCATATCCTTTCTATTTCATTACTTCATAATAATCAAGGAGTAGATTTATCATTAGCAAGTTATTCAACTCAGAACTAACAAAGCACTAGtaaattctctcccccattGGAAAGCTATATTGTATTACGTAGCTTCATGTACATGAAGTTGTATCTTGCAGAAAGATGGCCACTGACCACACTTTCTTACtacattttgaataaaattagACATGAAGTTAAACTGCAAGCCAGCCATTGTACAAATTGTCTCTCAAGATGTTCCAGAAACATTTCAATTGGAGCTTTAACTCCTGAAGTGATATACAACCTATGATATATAGCTATTGTGCTATTTAAGATGTCGCTTGTGCAGAAACTGCCACCTATCCATTAGCTTTTATCGCACTTCAGACTATCAGAAAGCAAGTAAAGgtgggaaaaaattattttccactaGCATCCAATTAGTTTCCTAAGACCTTGAATGctaacaaaatgcttttcattaaatGACAGCTAAGAGAACatagagtggaaaaaaaataatcacgctgtgaagaaatttgGTCCTTGCATTTAGGACGTTGCATTTCCTTCAATAGATCCTATGTATCATGTTGCATGGAGcatgagttgtttttttttttttaaaaacctcacCTGCCTCTTATGAATCATTGCAAtaaaaagaatactttttttttcccacactGCACTAGGCAACTTTCCTTCCAGCCAAAGACAAGGAATTTAGTCaagaatcataaaaaaaaaattgagctaTGAAATGGCACAGCCAGGAGTAGCAACTCAACTACTCCAGAGTGCTTAGAAAATAGTCTTTAGATTTTACACCAAGAAATTGGATTTATTGTAAATGCCACAGTCACATTGATAGACAGAGCACAGACTTCTGGtaacaaacaaacatacattTTTGTAACTAAGCGTTTCTACTtggtaaataaatgcattttgcacAGCCTTCCTTTTAAATGTGCCTAAACTAACCTAAATAAGCAGACAGCATAGCAGAAAAGGGAAACTTATGTGAGTAACTGTTTCTTAAGCAGTATATTATTTTTACTAtgtatataatattttatattatatacacacacattttcatCAACAGTTCAAATTATACCcgaataaaaaaaacaaacaaaaacaaaactggCGCTCCTCCAATACATTTACCACCTTTCCCTCAGGCATAGTTAATTCAGGTATTTGTCAAGATAGAGGAATGACAGTTAAAAAGACTCCCCCCACAAGAAACAAGTTACACAAAGAATACTGTATCACTacaaatttttttattcagaagcccatctttaaaaaaaatctcattatgaACTTGTTTGGTCAAACTACAACACTTTCTAGCAGACATACAGTAAAAATGGCATGGCTCAGAATCGACCGGATCTTTCACGATCTCTTGACCGCCTCCTATCACGTTcacgtcctcctcctcctccaccaccacctccacgaCCACGATCTCTGGATCTAGACCGACGTTCACGGGACCTCGACCTGGATCTATGCCTTCAAAGAAAGTTTGaacattttattgtttcatcACATTCAGCAATTTACTTGCAGTACCAGACAGTAGAACACTTAAGGACGTGAGTaatgagggagaagaaagaCAATGTGGCATTAGAAGGATTGGTAAATTGGCGCTCAGGTTGCGAAACCCTGTATTTACAGACTGAACAAACTTAATACCGAGGAGCCAACACACACTGTAAAAAGATTCAACTGTTCACTGCCAGTCAGCCATTGTAACGGGTGTGCAAAATCTAAGGAAAGGCACATAGAGAAACCAAACACAGTGTTACACAGCTGTTAattgaagaaggaagagaaggggacACCTGCTTTTGCAGTTATGAATAGCTCCTAACACACAGCAAAAGCCTACAGCTGTTTGTAAGTCCACTCCTGTTAGATCAACTGCATTAATTAGCAATTAcagctcaaagaaaaaaagagataacttttttcctgcccctctccccctgctTCTAGAAGCTATCAGCATTTGCAAATAATCTTCTCTGCCTCAGAGGTCAATGACTtaaattcaggaagaaagctGAAACCACCCAGAATGTACTGCTAACACAGCTACTATGGATTTACATGGCACTTGTCAAGGAAAAGAGTGGTTTAATGTTTTTTAGCATTTTAGAAAACTCAATTTTATAAAATAGGTAAACAGTAGAGTTTAAATAGATCTAGAAATTACATCAGAACTAAAAAAGCTCAAGGAAATGAATGCTATAAGTCTTAAGTTTGAAGAATATTCTTCCATGGTGAGATGTTTTGGGGTGGGAGTGTCTGATCCTTCTTGCAACAGAAGGTGCTACCTTTTAGTTAGCCTTACTAAGTCCAACAGATTCAGATTTGTAGAAGTGACCAGAAGGCTGATACAAGAGCATACTTCGTCTTTTTCATAAATCACTCAAACATCTTAAAAGCTTACATTTGTTGAAATTAGTATCAATTGGGATATTTTAGGAAAGCATTTAGGCACAAATACATGTGCCTAAGCAACGCAATCTACATTTTCCAAAGTTAAATTCATCCTCACAAATTCCAAGACACTGCCAATTAGAGACATTTATAGGAGAAACATGTTCGTAATCCTAGGCTCCTGCTGTGATTTAAAGAAACCTACAAAATTGTGCTCTACATAAAAAGAAGCTCAACAATTTTATATGCCTATCCTAAATCACAAGGTCCTAAAAGCAAGCAGATTGAATTCAGGTCCAAGTGAACCATTCACAAGACAGGTATCGCAGTAACAGCAGTGGTATAAGCCTTTCTACAAGGTACCTTAATAAATAATTCAagataaatatataaaacatttatCACAATCTTTTTTTGCCATTAAGCAAAATTACTATTCCTTTGCCCTACTGAGAATTCTTATCAAGAAAGGTCACATTGTGAGGCTAGCATTAATAAAAAGTGAGCACAATACAGTGATTGCCTGTTACTAACACTAAGGAATGAATACAGGCTAGGAAAGTTAGCCATTAACCACTGAAAACAAGTAAGGCTGGGTAATGAATATAATCTATAGATATGCTCATGCATAATGCTGGAAGTGGCCGATCTGATTCTGCCAAAATGCCCGTTAGCCAAGCAGCCTGCTTCTAACAGAGGCCACGAGCAAATACATTTAGGAGacaataaaatagagaagaggCATAAAGCAATACTTCTCCCAGATAATGTCCACCTGTAACAATTTGTAGTTTGGAGATCTGAACCACAGGTAGGCCTTATATACTTAGTGAATATTCCTCTCCTTGAGCCCTGCCTTCTCTTAAAGCCACATCAAACTTCAGCatccacagcactgcagagcaagAAGCAccgtaacttttttttttaaacaaagatctATTCCTTTGTTCTAAACTGGCCACTTGCCAGCTTTACTTGATGCCCTTTCATTGGCATGTGTCAGAactgcattagaaaaaaaaacaagagaggACTTAAGTTTAAAGGTTTGcattcagaattttcagcaCCTGATCCTCAGTTTACCTGTTTCAATcatgtttaaaagcaaacttaCTTTTTACGACGACGCCCATACAACTCACGTCTTAACTCTCGAGAAATGGGTTTCAAATGCATAAAGTTGCAGAAACCTCCTCGTGTACACTCtctgaaacagaattaaagAGACACCTTTGAAACTCCCAGCTCTACACTGTAACCATTTGCCCTAAGCCCTAGCAGACCTCCAGCCACCTAAAAGTTAATCACCTCTAACATTAAAACCAGTAATTTGCAAGCATCATTTACTGACATCAACTCACTCCTAGATCAAAATCCTAAAAAGACGGCACAAGTCAAGAAGTTGACTGCAGTTCCTCCCTACTGACATTACCTGAAGTGGTTTTCTTCCTACACATAGGAGCCACACCCAAGCACCCACTCTGCCTGTGCAAGCATTTCAAGGATATGGCCACAGGCAAACAGGAAGTCACTTTTTACCCCATTTCATATTGACGGCAACAGGCCTCTCTGAAGTCAGTCACAGGTGAAAGCTCAGCATGAATGGGCTGTCCATTAAACCAGCGATTGTTCAGGTCAATCACAGccttttctgcatcttcttcACGGCGAAACTAAAGGTAAAATTAACATTCTCACATTATAAAGAAGCAGAAGTAGATCAAAGATTCTTAGCAAATCAGTTGTGCAATACCTGAGGCTTAGGACTAGTAATCAAACTAGAAGCTACTTCAGAGTTCCTGGGACAATCCATCAAATCAAAGGTAAAGATGCTAGCTGTTCATTAATCAGGACTTGGAGCTAATCAAAACATTGATATTTTCTCTTAGTTGTGTTCTACTTGGTCTTTCAAGTTTTGTGGCTTGTATTAAAAGATGTGACAAGATACTGTCTTTTCTTAGGACAACTTTAAACAAAGAGAATACTTAAGAGTACTTTCTAGAATACTAATGCTCCAAAtgcaatggatttttttcaaacattttaaaagaaatctccaTGAGAACTGAAGCTCTCATTCATTTAAATTAGAATTTACGAAAATCTGATCCTGTTTTATGATAAAGGTAAAACTTAAATTTGAAATTCCTTTTCACAGCTAACCActtgcaaatttttaaaaacaaggttttttttcctggttatgACCTACACAGCTGAGAATATTAGGCATGAAAATACTTTCCAGTTAAGGGAATgtacagtaaaaatattcaaactcTATCACATCTTCCCAACACTGTGTACACACAATAACACTGCTGCAGGTGACAACTTTGTACTCATTATTCAAGAGACACCAATGACTTCTAAGAGCTAAACTCAAGTGCTCCAGTTTGCACCTTAAGCCACCCAGCTACTGCCAAATGTAACTTGgttacaaaatgttttgtttaactgggaagttagaaaataaatgcagctgtTGAAAATAAACACACCTGTTGCGAATAAACCTCTGCTCATAATGAAGTGCTTAAAAGCCAGTGTGATGGGAAGACAGACCCCAAATTAATCCTGGCAAGCTAAACAGTCCAGCAGTGGTGACTGTGTTTataacaatgtaaaaaaaaaaaaagaagtgttaatCTTTATGAAAATGACAGATTTTGATTATCAAGAAAGCTTCTCATCATCtcttaaaatttctttcagatTCTATTCACATTTTCACTCTACTTTAGATTGTGAAGTTGGAGAGGAGCTTACATCCTGAAGAGCTACTCTCACAAAATCTACAAGCATAtagtagcttttaaaattatatatcaCTAAGTACCACCCCTATTGACTAGATAAACACATCTCTTTATCCTACCTTTACGTATACATTTccaactagatgatctccaagGTTATCACAAACGTTCATCTCCTCAACTTCaccatatttttcttccatttctgtgaAGACCTCCTAAGCAAAAAAGCGACCAATTAAAAATTTGCAGCACATTAAAGTACTGAAGTATTCCATTTCACTGTTAGTAAGTACAAAAGGCagccttctttaaaaaaaaaggcaaaacaagaaaacatttttttacatttctgattttaaagttCGCACTTGCTTCGCCTGGACTGTGTCCATCCAAGTACAGCACTAACAGGATACAACAAAAAGCTACGGAAAAGATTATGTATTCTGTATTTACAGAATGCATAAGATGCACTAAAAACACTACACATAAGCCTTGATGCtagttttaattatttgtatAGAAGCAAATTAACtaagtatattttatatttacaggAAAGGAGGGGATCATGAAATCAAAATGCTACATCACTTAAGttgctgatttttaaacaaagtctATTACAAACCGTAAAGTTAAaaccaaactgaccaaaggtTATACCAGGAAATATTAGCACTGAAAGTTCTAAGTTTTATATGAACACCTGAAGGAACAAGCGCTTTTCTCTGAATCCATCTAACTCATTTGCATCAACAAATCCACAAAcactttaatgcatttttacatCTTTTACATACCTCAAAGAATTCATCATAATGTTCCTGCATCTCAACATCACTCACAGCACCTGTAAAAATCAAGAGTCACAGCAATTAGAGCCTATATATAAAGAAGAAGAGATTTTGATCATACTACAAAACAATCTAGAGAGGCCATCTGGAGCATAAAAGACACCATATAGCATGAAGCTATAGTATGTATGAAGAGCTTTGAGTCCCCAAAGCATATGTCAAAACATTACATTGACATGATCaaatcaaaaccagttttaatCAGAGCCAAACTTGTATGCCACAAATTTAAAGAAAGGGGAAATGAATTACTTTGAAATATCACTTAAATTTAATGTACAGTCCCACTCTCTATCTACCAACACTTTTACCTAAACAGAAGGCAAGTGCTTTGTtacatttgcatattttaaagcatgATTACAATTTAGTGTTCCTCTTCCTAAAggcagaatttcattttaacatgTCCACCTCTCCAGTATATACACTAGAATTTGAGAGTTCACAATGTAACATagcccagattttttttttaaatttgctcaAAATAGTTATTGAAATGACACACTTTTCTCAGTGCCCTCGAAGAAAGGAGAGCaatttttagtttaattttgaacatcacttattttttctgtagtcCTGCAGACGACTTTTTAGTGCAAGACAAGCCAGCCATATATTCAGGTTAGATAATTTTCATGCTCCAAGCTGGACTTTACAAATGAGCGCTGCTTGCCTGCTGCTATAAAAAACAACGTAAGTTTGGctaatttttcaaagcattaagaatataaaaatgaatttcatttattttttccactctaCAGCATTTTAAACTACATTAAGCCATATACATTAAAGCCTAACGTATTAGCTCTTCAGCAGTTAAGTGGTTTATTAAGATCAAGCGGAGCAGTTTTAAAACGAACCCTACATTTTATGCTAGAAAAATAGTTTAGCCTTTAAGTTACAAACACTACTGTTTTAATTCACAGAACGTGAAAGACAAGAAACTGAGCCAACTGAGTTTATTCACTTCAGgctgctatgaaaaaaaagagatgctttGGGCTCAGTCATTTTTGCCTAGTATTTggacaaacatttttcttcaaaggctCTAATATTGTCCGGCCACACTTTATGGAACCGT of the Grus americana isolate bGruAme1 chromosome 1, bGruAme1.mat, whole genome shotgun sequence genome contains:
- the U2AF1 gene encoding splicing factor U2AF 35 kDa subunit isoform X4 encodes the protein MQEHYDEFFEEVFTEMEEKYGEVEEMNVCDNLGDHLVGNVYVKFRREEDAEKAVIDLNNRWFNGQPIHAELSPVTDFREACCRQYEMGECTRGGFCNFMHLKPISRELRRELYGRRRKKHRSRSRSRERRSRSRDRGRGGGGGGGGGRERDRRRSRDRERSGRF
- the U2AF1 gene encoding splicing factor U2AF 35 kDa subunit isoform X2, which encodes MAEYLASIFGTEKDKVNCSFYFKIGACRHGDRCSRLHNKPTFSQTILIQNIYRNPQNSAQTADGSHCAVSDVEMQEHYDEFFEEVFTEMEEKYGEVEEMNVCDNLGDHLVGNVYVKFRREEDAEKAVIDLNNRWFNGQPIHAELSPVTDFREACCRQYEMGECTRGGFCNFMHLKPISRELRRELYGRRRKKHRSRSRSRERRSRSRDRGRGGGGGGGGGRERDRRRSRDRERSGRF
- the U2AF1 gene encoding splicing factor U2AF 35 kDa subunit isoform X3, translated to MAEYLASIFGTEKDKVNCSFYFKIGACRHGDRCSRLHNKPTFSQTIALLNIYRNPQNSSQSADGLRCAVSDVEMQEHYDEFFEEVFTEMEEKYGEVEEMNVCDNLGDHLVGNVYVKFRREEDAEKAVIDLNNRWFNGQPIHAELSPVTDFREACCRQYEMGECTRGGFCNFMHLKPISRELRRELYGRRRKKHRSRSRSRERRSRSRDRGRGGGGGGGGGRERDRRRSRDRERSGRF
- the U2AF1 gene encoding splicing factor U2AF 35 kDa subunit isoform X1, coding for METDVLGCTTNQHLARKRCCCKLACSRDQPVLTFRQLDFKKNGTNTILIQNIYRNPQNSAQTADGSHCAVSDVEMQEHYDEFFEEVFTEMEEKYGEVEEMNVCDNLGDHLVGNVYVKFRREEDAEKAVIDLNNRWFNGQPIHAELSPVTDFREACCRQYEMGECTRGGFCNFMHLKPISRELRRELYGRRRKKHRSRSRSRERRSRSRDRGRGGGGGGGGGRERDRRRSRDRERSGRF